In Streptomyces canus, one DNA window encodes the following:
- a CDS encoding malonic semialdehyde reductase produces the protein MSLVLDPAAQDLLFREARTANTFTDEPVTDEQVQAIYDLVKYGPTAFNQSPLRITLVRSAEARERLVQHMAEGNQPKTSTAPLVAILSADNEFHEELPELFPHFPQAKDVFFSERPAREGAAGLNAALQAAYFIIGVRAAGLAAGPMTGLDFEGVRKEFLDDDHTPLMVVNIGKPGADAWFPRSPRLAYDEVVTTV, from the coding sequence ATGTCTCTCGTTCTTGACCCCGCCGCCCAGGACCTGCTCTTCCGCGAGGCCCGTACCGCGAACACCTTCACCGACGAGCCGGTGACCGACGAGCAGGTCCAGGCCATCTACGACCTGGTCAAGTACGGCCCGACCGCCTTCAATCAGAGCCCGCTGCGCATCACCCTGGTCCGCTCCGCCGAGGCCCGCGAGCGCCTGGTCCAGCACATGGCCGAGGGCAACCAGCCCAAGACCTCCACCGCCCCGCTGGTCGCGATCCTCTCCGCGGACAACGAGTTCCACGAGGAGCTGCCGGAGCTCTTCCCGCACTTCCCGCAGGCCAAGGACGTCTTCTTCAGCGAGCGCCCCGCCCGCGAGGGTGCCGCCGGGCTGAACGCCGCCCTGCAGGCCGCGTACTTCATCATCGGCGTCCGTGCCGCGGGCCTCGCCGCCGGCCCGATGACCGGTCTGGACTTCGAGGGCGTCCGCAAGGAGTTCCTGGACGACGACCACACCCCGCTGATGGTCGTCAACATCGGCAAGCCGGGCGCGGACGCCTGGTTCCCGCGCTCCCCGCGCCTGGCGTACGACGAGGTCGTCACCACCGTCTGA
- a CDS encoding exodeoxyribonuclease VII small subunit, producing MTSKVAEESLGYEQARDELIEVVRRLEAGGTTLEESLALWERGEELAKVCRRWLDGARARLDAALAEEEEAGTEGDAE from the coding sequence ATGACCAGCAAGGTGGCGGAAGAGTCGCTCGGGTACGAGCAGGCACGGGACGAGCTGATCGAGGTCGTGCGGCGCCTGGAGGCGGGCGGTACGACGCTCGAGGAGTCCCTCGCGCTCTGGGAGCGGGGCGAGGAGCTGGCCAAGGTGTGCCGGCGTTGGCTGGACGGGGCGCGGGCGCGGCTGGACGCGGCACTGGCCGAGGAGGAAGAGGCCGGGACCGAGGGCGACGCCGAGTAG
- a CDS encoding DUF6542 domain-containing protein, whose product MEQHRTRPPHNGTRRPTPGAPLPSQARGERRSAPPRRPPPPVVQTLRRFPNPRLTGLGGGLFCAGLMCALGLLVSLLFGSSLTVYGVLFVPVSVLTAVWMRRGDLLTAPIIVPIAFAAGLVPVADSSGGTSGRLMGLFTALATQAGWLYAGTLAAGIIALVRRIRLVRRRSR is encoded by the coding sequence GTGGAGCAACACAGGACCCGCCCCCCGCACAACGGAACGCGACGCCCGACGCCGGGAGCGCCGCTGCCCTCGCAGGCCCGCGGTGAGCGACGGTCGGCGCCGCCCCGCCGACCCCCGCCGCCCGTGGTCCAGACGCTGCGACGGTTCCCCAACCCCCGGCTCACCGGGCTCGGCGGCGGCCTGTTCTGCGCCGGGCTGATGTGCGCGCTCGGCTTGCTCGTCTCCCTGCTGTTCGGCTCGTCACTGACGGTGTACGGCGTGCTGTTCGTGCCGGTGAGTGTGCTGACGGCGGTCTGGATGCGCCGGGGCGATCTGCTGACCGCCCCGATCATCGTCCCGATCGCCTTCGCCGCCGGGCTCGTCCCGGTCGCCGACAGCAGCGGCGGCACCTCGGGCCGTCTGATGGGCCTGTTCACCGCGCTGGCCACGCAGGCCGGCTGGCTCTACGCCGGCACGCTGGCCGCCGGCATCATCGCGCTGGTCCGCAGGATCCGCCTGGTGCGGCGCCGCTCGCGCTGA
- a CDS encoding oxidoreductase, producing the protein MNKVWLITGASSGFGRAIAEAALADGDVVVGAVRRPEALDDLVATHPDQVEAVRLDVTDMSAAEAVVRDVVARHGRIDVLVNNAGRTHVGAFEETTDAELRELFDLHVLGPAALTRAVLPGMRERRSGAIVQMSSMGGQMSFAGFSAYSGTKFALEGMSEGLADEVREFGIKVLIVEPGAFRTSLFEASRAGASADSGVYAKVSETREVVSGGDGTQAGDPAKAAALIRAALDAEETPLRLPLGDDAVTAVLEHLDAVRDDVATWEKTTRATAFDD; encoded by the coding sequence ATGAACAAGGTCTGGCTGATCACGGGCGCGAGCAGCGGGTTCGGGCGGGCGATCGCCGAGGCGGCCCTGGCCGACGGCGATGTCGTGGTGGGCGCGGTCCGCAGGCCCGAGGCGCTGGACGACCTCGTGGCCACCCACCCGGACCAGGTGGAGGCGGTGCGTCTGGACGTGACCGACATGTCCGCCGCGGAGGCCGTCGTACGGGATGTGGTGGCCCGGCACGGGCGGATCGACGTGCTGGTCAACAACGCCGGCCGGACCCATGTCGGTGCCTTCGAGGAGACCACCGACGCCGAACTGCGCGAGCTGTTCGACCTGCATGTCCTCGGACCGGCGGCGCTCACGAGGGCGGTGCTGCCGGGCATGCGCGAGCGGCGTTCGGGTGCGATCGTGCAGATGAGCAGCATGGGCGGGCAGATGTCCTTCGCGGGCTTCTCGGCGTACAGCGGGACGAAGTTCGCGCTGGAGGGCATGTCCGAGGGGCTCGCCGACGAGGTGCGGGAGTTCGGCATCAAGGTGCTGATCGTGGAGCCGGGGGCTTTCCGCACCTCACTGTTCGAGGCGAGCCGCGCGGGGGCCAGCGCCGACAGCGGCGTCTACGCCAAGGTGAGCGAGACCCGCGAGGTCGTCTCCGGCGGCGACGGCACCCAGGCCGGCGACCCCGCGAAGGCGGCGGCCCTGATCCGCGCCGCGCTCGACGCCGAGGAGACCCCGCTGCGGCTGCCCCTCGGCGACGACGCCGTGACCGCCGTACTCGAGCACCTCGACGCCGTACGGGACGACGTGGCCACCTGGGAGAAGACCACCCGGGCGACAGCCTTCGACGACTGA
- the ppgK gene encoding polyphosphate--glucose phosphotransferase produces the protein MQIFGLDIGGSGIKGAPVDLDKGDLTQERHKVLTPQPATPDGVADGVKQVVDHFGWTGPVGLTFPGVVTGGSTIRTAANVDKSWIDTDARALFSERLGGLPVTVVNDADAAGVAEMNFGAGRDHKGTVILLTFGTGIGSAVFVDGVLVPNTELGHLELHGHDAEKKASSKAREDEELTWEHWAHRVQKYLAHVEMLFSPELFIVGGGVSRKAQKFLPHIEGIKAEIVPAQLQNNAGIVGAAMRAAEG, from the coding sequence ATGCAGATCTTCGGCTTGGACATCGGCGGATCCGGGATCAAGGGCGCCCCTGTGGACCTGGACAAGGGCGACCTCACCCAGGAGCGCCACAAGGTGCTCACACCGCAACCGGCGACGCCCGACGGGGTGGCCGACGGGGTGAAGCAGGTCGTGGACCACTTCGGGTGGACGGGACCGGTCGGTCTGACCTTCCCGGGCGTGGTCACCGGCGGCTCGACGATCCGTACGGCGGCCAATGTCGACAAGAGCTGGATCGACACCGACGCGCGCGCGTTGTTCAGCGAGCGGCTCGGCGGACTCCCGGTGACCGTCGTCAACGACGCGGACGCGGCGGGCGTCGCCGAGATGAACTTCGGCGCGGGCAGGGACCACAAGGGCACCGTCATTCTGCTCACCTTCGGCACCGGCATCGGCAGCGCGGTCTTCGTCGACGGCGTCCTCGTCCCCAACACCGAGCTGGGCCACCTGGAGCTGCACGGCCACGACGCCGAGAAGAAGGCCTCCAGCAAGGCAAGGGAGGACGAGGAGCTCACCTGGGAGCACTGGGCCCACCGGGTCCAGAAATACCTCGCCCATGTGGAGATGCTCTTCTCGCCGGAACTGTTCATCGTCGGCGGCGGCGTCAGCCGCAAGGCCCAGAAGTTCCTGCCGCACATCGAGGGCATCAAAGCGGAGATCGTCCCGGCGCAGTTGCAGAACAACGCGGGGATCGTGGGTGCGGCGATGCGGGCGGCGGAGGGTTAG
- a CDS encoding 4-hydroxy-3-methylbut-2-enyl diphosphate reductase codes for MGRMTASPGRRVLLAAPRGYCAGVDRAVIAVEKALEQYGAPVYVRHEIVHNKYVVQTLEKKGAIFVERTEEVPPGNIVMFSAHGVAPVVHEEAARGNLATIDATCPLVTKVHKEAVRFANEDYDILLIGHEGHEEVIGTSGEAPDHITLVDGPSDVAKVEVRDESKVVWLSQTTLSVDETMETVDALKEKFPQLISPPSDDICYATQNRQLAVKQMGAEAELVIVVGSRNSSNSKRLVEVAKLAGSREAYLVDYASEIDEAWLEGVTTVGVTSGASVPEVLVEEVLEWLSQRGYGDVELVKAAEESIIFSLPKELRRDLREEAAALVAERKGTSEA; via the coding sequence ATGGGACGCATGACTGCTTCGCCTGGCCGCCGTGTCCTGCTCGCCGCCCCCCGTGGCTACTGCGCGGGTGTGGACCGCGCCGTGATCGCCGTCGAGAAAGCCCTGGAGCAGTACGGCGCTCCGGTGTACGTCCGGCATGAGATCGTCCACAACAAGTACGTCGTACAGACCCTGGAGAAGAAGGGCGCCATCTTCGTCGAACGGACGGAGGAGGTCCCGCCGGGCAACATCGTCATGTTCTCGGCCCACGGCGTCGCCCCCGTCGTCCACGAGGAGGCCGCGCGCGGCAACCTCGCCACCATCGACGCGACCTGCCCGCTCGTCACCAAGGTCCACAAGGAAGCCGTCCGCTTCGCCAATGAGGACTACGACATCCTCCTGATCGGGCACGAGGGCCACGAGGAGGTCATCGGCACCTCCGGAGAGGCCCCCGACCACATCACGCTGGTCGACGGCCCCTCGGACGTCGCCAAGGTCGAGGTCCGCGACGAGTCGAAGGTCGTCTGGCTCTCCCAGACCACGCTGTCCGTCGACGAGACGATGGAGACCGTCGACGCCCTCAAGGAGAAGTTCCCGCAGCTCATCTCCCCGCCCAGCGACGACATCTGCTACGCCACGCAGAACCGTCAGCTCGCCGTGAAGCAGATGGGCGCCGAGGCCGAGCTGGTCATCGTGGTCGGTTCCCGCAACTCCTCCAACTCCAAGCGGCTCGTCGAGGTCGCCAAGCTGGCCGGCTCCCGCGAGGCCTACCTCGTGGACTACGCGAGCGAGATCGACGAGGCCTGGCTGGAGGGCGTGACCACGGTCGGCGTGACCTCGGGCGCCTCGGTGCCGGAGGTACTCGTGGAAGAAGTACTGGAGTGGCTGTCGCAGCGCGGCTACGGCGACGTGGAGCTCGTGAAGGCGGCCGAGGAGTCCATCATCTTCTCGCTGCCGAAGGAACTGCGCCGCGACCTGCGCGAGGAGGCTGCGGCGCTGGTCGCGGAGCGTAAGGGGACCTCGGAGGCGTGA
- a CDS encoding DUF4245 domain-containing protein has translation MAGSNGKQKTVRDMILSLGLIGIAAAVIYVFIPHDDSAPDIKTVDYRVELLTARRAASYPVAAPEDLPAGWKATSVRFQGDRFDAWHLGFQAPGDQYVQVEQSTQKPSTFIDEASQGGEATKQTQQIAGRTWTRYTGGRYDALVHTGDGATTVVAGTGSFGQLAEMAKSLKTA, from the coding sequence GTGGCAGGTTCGAACGGCAAGCAGAAGACGGTCCGGGACATGATTCTCTCCCTGGGCCTGATCGGGATCGCGGCGGCGGTCATCTACGTGTTCATCCCGCACGACGACTCCGCTCCCGACATCAAGACGGTCGACTACCGCGTCGAGCTGCTCACGGCCCGCCGCGCGGCCTCCTATCCGGTGGCCGCGCCCGAGGATCTGCCGGCCGGCTGGAAGGCGACTTCGGTGCGTTTCCAGGGCGACCGGTTCGACGCCTGGCACCTGGGTTTCCAGGCCCCTGGTGATCAGTACGTGCAGGTCGAGCAGTCGACGCAGAAGCCGTCGACGTTCATCGACGAGGCGAGCCAGGGCGGCGAGGCGACGAAGCAGACCCAGCAGATCGCGGGCCGCACCTGGACGCGGTACACCGGCGGCCGCTACGACGCCCTCGTCCACACCGGCGACGGCGCGACGACGGTGGTCGCGGGCACGGGATCGTTCGGCCAGTTGGCCGAGATGGCGAAGTCGCTCAAGACGGCGTGA
- a CDS encoding serpin family protein, which translates to MPITGATTQAVNGLTARWAGASSGGTVFSAAGVWPLLAFLADGARGPARAELARALGVPAEQAAAAARELLAGLAASEALDSALGLWTRRTLELREEWEAGLPADALGVLTGDPVLDQREMDAWAAKRTGGLIERMPVEVRDDTELVLASALALRTTWLRPFEVRPLRPSAGPWQGRTLRGLNRRSVRLDRVGVVTAPEGRVTEVKVLGDNGIDVHLLLGDEHMTPGQVMAAGAAVLDGTCPVLRGSLLPHGPAGPGLRVEERPCAVPRQPTLEVTTAAFEVRAHHDLLDLHGLFGLTAARDARQGHFAGISASPLAVGSARQSVLARFDALGFEAAAVTAVAAAPGGAPPTPRHTSTVVTATFDRPFAFLAVHRETRLTLTTGWVTEPAPFG; encoded by the coding sequence ATGCCGATCACGGGTGCGACGACCCAGGCGGTGAACGGGCTGACGGCGCGGTGGGCGGGGGCGTCTTCCGGGGGGACCGTGTTCTCGGCCGCCGGTGTGTGGCCGCTGCTGGCCTTCCTGGCAGACGGGGCGCGGGGTCCGGCGCGGGCCGAGCTGGCGCGGGCGCTCGGGGTGCCCGCGGAGCAAGCGGCCGCGGCGGCGCGGGAGTTGCTCGCGGGACTGGCCGCATCGGAGGCGCTGGACTCGGCTCTCGGACTGTGGACCAGGCGGACGCTGGAGCTGCGCGAGGAGTGGGAGGCCGGGCTGCCCGCCGACGCGCTCGGGGTCCTCACCGGCGATCCCGTCCTCGATCAGCGGGAGATGGACGCCTGGGCCGCGAAGCGGACGGGTGGGCTGATCGAGCGGATGCCGGTGGAGGTGCGGGACGACACCGAGCTGGTACTGGCGAGTGCGCTGGCTCTGCGGACCACATGGCTGCGGCCCTTCGAGGTGCGTCCGCTACGGCCGTCCGCGGGCCCCTGGCAGGGCAGGACGCTGCGCGGGCTCAACCGCCGGAGCGTGCGCCTGGACCGGGTCGGCGTGGTGACCGCCCCCGAGGGCCGGGTCACCGAGGTGAAGGTGCTCGGCGACAACGGCATCGACGTCCATCTCCTGCTCGGGGACGAACACATGACGCCGGGCCAGGTAATGGCGGCGGGGGCGGCCGTGCTCGACGGCACGTGTCCTGTCCTACGCGGGTCGTTGCTGCCGCACGGGCCCGCGGGGCCGGGACTGCGGGTCGAGGAGCGGCCGTGTGCCGTCCCTCGGCAACCGACGCTGGAGGTGACGACGGCGGCGTTCGAGGTGCGGGCGCACCACGATCTGCTGGACCTGCACGGACTGTTCGGCCTCACCGCGGCTCGGGACGCGCGGCAGGGTCACTTCGCCGGCATCAGCGCCTCACCCCTGGCCGTCGGCTCCGCCCGGCAGTCCGTCCTGGCCCGCTTCGACGCGCTCGGCTTCGAGGCGGCCGCGGTGACGGCGGTCGCGGCGGCGCCGGGTGGGGCGCCGCCCACGCCCCGCCACACGTCGACCGTCGTCACGGCCACCTTCGACCGCCCCTTCGCCTTCCTCGCCGTACACCGTGAGACACGGCTGACACTGACAACGGGCTGGGTGACGGAACCGGCACCGTTCGGGTAG
- the xseA gene encoding exodeoxyribonuclease VII large subunit, with translation MAVNSTPEAPLPVGEVSRLIGGWIDRLGAVWVEGQITQLSRRPGAGVVFLTLRDPSYDISVSVTCFRQVFDEIADVVSEGARVVVLAKPEWYAPRGQLSLRAAEIRPVGVGELLARLEQLKKSLAAEGLFAPERKKPLPFLPQLIGLVCGRASAAERDVLENARHRWPAVRFEVRNVPVQGVHAVPQVVQAVKELDALDDVDVIVVARGGGSVEDLLPFSDEQLVRAVASCRTPVVSAIGHEPDTPLLDYVADLRASTPTDAAKKVVPDVGEEYERVRALRDRARRCVESFLQREERGLAQALARPSIEDPHRMIDERADQVSSLVDRGRRTLGHLLDRADSELTHTHARVVALSPAATLQRGYAVLQKADGHVVRAPDEVTAEETLRARVAEGEFVVRVDA, from the coding sequence ATGGCTGTGAACTCGACTCCCGAAGCGCCCCTGCCCGTCGGCGAGGTGTCGCGCCTGATCGGCGGCTGGATCGACCGCCTCGGTGCCGTGTGGGTCGAGGGCCAGATCACCCAGCTCTCCCGGCGCCCGGGCGCGGGTGTCGTCTTCCTCACCCTGCGCGATCCGTCCTACGACATCTCGGTGAGCGTCACCTGCTTCCGCCAGGTCTTCGACGAGATCGCCGATGTCGTCAGCGAGGGCGCCCGAGTCGTCGTACTGGCGAAGCCGGAGTGGTACGCGCCGCGGGGCCAGCTCTCGCTGCGGGCCGCCGAGATAAGGCCCGTCGGGGTCGGTGAGCTGCTGGCCCGGCTGGAGCAGCTGAAGAAGTCGCTCGCCGCGGAGGGGCTGTTCGCGCCGGAGCGCAAGAAGCCGCTGCCGTTCCTGCCGCAGCTCATCGGGCTGGTCTGCGGCCGGGCCTCGGCCGCCGAGCGGGATGTCCTGGAGAACGCCCGGCACCGCTGGCCGGCCGTCCGTTTCGAGGTGCGCAACGTCCCGGTGCAGGGCGTGCACGCCGTCCCGCAGGTCGTCCAGGCGGTCAAGGAGCTCGACGCGCTGGACGACGTGGACGTGATCGTCGTGGCGCGCGGCGGGGGCAGCGTGGAGGATCTGCTGCCGTTCTCCGACGAGCAGTTGGTGCGGGCGGTCGCGTCCTGTCGTACGCCGGTGGTGTCGGCGATCGGGCACGAGCCGGACACCCCGCTGCTCGACTACGTCGCCGACCTGCGGGCCTCCACGCCCACGGACGCGGCCAAGAAGGTCGTACCGGATGTGGGTGAGGAGTACGAGCGGGTGCGGGCGCTGCGGGACCGCGCGCGGCGGTGCGTCGAGTCCTTCCTCCAGCGGGAGGAGCGGGGTCTCGCGCAGGCCCTCGCGCGGCCGTCGATAGAGGATCCGCACCGGATGATCGACGAGCGCGCCGACCAGGTGTCCTCCCTGGTCGACCGCGGCCGCCGCACTCTGGGCCATCTGCTGGACCGCGCCGACTCCGAGCTGACGCACACGCACGCGCGCGTGGTGGCCCTCTCCCCCGCCGCGACCCTCCAGCGCGGGTACGCCGTGCTCCAGAAGGCCGACGGGCACGTGGTGCGGGCGCCGGACGAGGTGACGGCGGAGGAGACCCTGCGGGCGAGGGTCGCCGAGGGTGAGTTCGTTGTCCGAGTCGATGCATAG
- the ychF gene encoding redox-regulated ATPase YchF has product MSLTIGIVGLPNVGKSTLFNALTKNDVLAANYPFATIEPNVGVVGVPDPRLAKLAEIFSSQKILPATVDFVDIAGIVKGASEGEGLGNKFLANIRESDAICQVIRAFKDENVVHVDGKVSPKDDIETINTELILADLQTIEKVLPRLQKESRIKKDVVAKVAAVEAAKEILEKGDTLFSAGIVQGSGNEELLHDLHLLTTKPFLYVFNVDEDELVDESFKDEQRALVAPAEAIFLNAKLEADLAELDEEDAMELLESVGAEEPGLTTLARVGFNTLGLQTYLTAGPKESRAWTIKKGATAPEAAGVIHTDFQKGFIKAEVISFGDLVETGSVAEARAKGKARMEGKEYVMQDGDVVEFRFNV; this is encoded by the coding sequence GTGTCGCTCACGATCGGAATCGTCGGTCTGCCGAATGTCGGCAAGTCGACCCTGTTCAACGCCCTGACCAAGAACGACGTGCTGGCGGCCAACTACCCGTTCGCCACGATCGAGCCGAACGTCGGCGTGGTCGGTGTCCCGGACCCGCGCCTGGCGAAACTGGCCGAGATCTTCTCCTCCCAGAAGATCCTTCCGGCGACCGTGGACTTCGTGGACATCGCGGGCATCGTGAAGGGCGCCTCCGAGGGTGAGGGCCTGGGCAACAAGTTCCTCGCGAACATCCGTGAGTCCGACGCGATCTGCCAGGTCATCCGCGCCTTCAAGGACGAGAACGTCGTCCACGTCGACGGCAAGGTCTCGCCCAAGGACGACATCGAGACGATCAACACCGAGCTGATCCTGGCCGACCTCCAGACCATCGAGAAGGTCCTGCCCCGCCTCCAGAAGGAGTCGCGGATCAAGAAGGACGTCGTGGCGAAGGTCGCGGCGGTCGAGGCGGCGAAGGAGATCCTGGAGAAGGGCGACACGCTGTTCTCCGCGGGCATCGTCCAGGGCTCGGGCAACGAGGAGCTGCTGCACGACCTGCACCTGCTGACGACGAAGCCCTTCCTGTACGTCTTCAACGTCGACGAGGACGAGCTGGTCGACGAGTCCTTCAAGGACGAGCAGCGTGCCCTGGTCGCCCCCGCCGAGGCGATCTTCCTCAACGCCAAGCTGGAGGCGGACCTCGCCGAGCTCGACGAGGAGGACGCGATGGAGCTCCTGGAGTCGGTCGGCGCCGAGGAGCCGGGCCTCACCACCCTCGCCCGCGTCGGCTTCAACACCCTCGGCCTGCAGACCTACCTCACGGCCGGCCCCAAGGAATCCCGCGCCTGGACCATCAAGAAGGGCGCCACCGCCCCCGAGGCCGCCGGAGTCATCCACACCGACTTCCAGAAGGGCTTCATCAAGGCGGAGGTCATCTCCTTCGGCGACCTGGTGGAGACGGGATCGGTCGCCGAGGCCCGCGCGAAGGGCAAGGCGCGCATGGAGGGCAAGGAGTACGTGATGCAGGACGGGGACGTGGTGGAGTTCCGCTTCAACGTGTGA
- a CDS encoding DUF4190 domain-containing protein — protein sequence MSIPPPPGPHQPDPARGPSPAPDPYGPPPQGQQPYGQHPYGQQPYGQPYGQPYGPPYQTWGQGYSPYARPSSVNGLAVASLVLGVLCCFPAVGLVLGVIALVQIKKKGQSGKALAIAGSVLSSLGLALWVTVLATGGLSDAWEAFKKGASEGATFSVVTGQCFDAPGESLEGLTYDVDEVPCAGEHDGEVFGEFKMTGGDGFPGDGAVSDAADDKCYPLQDTYVMDTWALPGDVDVYYFGPTRQSWRLGDREVSCIFGNTDEKATLTGSLRADETTLDTYQITLLKSLNAMDAVWWEEPEDYPEDDLPGYRGWSRDVHDSLDHQIKALRAQSWPAAADKPVAALVKDMEDARDEWAKALAAAEDDDVDTFYLHYDKGYAYVDGPSTVTARKALGLATKRPTYDDEGDDGSGESGGGELNV from the coding sequence GTGTCCATACCCCCGCCCCCTGGGCCCCACCAGCCCGACCCCGCCCGGGGGCCGTCCCCGGCCCCGGACCCGTACGGGCCGCCGCCGCAGGGACAACAGCCGTATGGGCAGCACCCGTACGGACAACAGCCGTACGGACAGCCCTACGGGCAACCCTATGGCCCGCCGTACCAGACCTGGGGACAGGGCTACAGCCCCTACGCCCGCCCGTCGTCGGTCAACGGCCTCGCCGTCGCCTCCCTGGTGCTCGGCGTCCTGTGCTGCTTCCCGGCGGTGGGACTGGTGCTGGGTGTGATCGCGCTGGTGCAGATCAAGAAGAAGGGCCAGTCCGGCAAGGCCCTGGCGATCGCGGGGTCGGTCCTGTCGTCGCTCGGACTCGCTCTGTGGGTGACGGTGCTCGCCACCGGTGGGCTCTCCGACGCGTGGGAGGCGTTCAAGAAGGGCGCGAGCGAGGGCGCGACCTTCTCCGTCGTGACGGGCCAGTGCTTCGATGCGCCGGGGGAGTCCCTCGAAGGCCTCACCTACGACGTCGACGAGGTGCCCTGCGCGGGCGAGCACGACGGCGAGGTGTTCGGCGAGTTCAAGATGACCGGCGGCGACGGCTTCCCGGGGGACGGCGCGGTCTCCGACGCCGCCGACGACAAGTGCTACCCCCTCCAGGACACCTACGTCATGGACACCTGGGCGCTCCCCGGCGACGTCGACGTGTATTACTTCGGCCCGACCCGGCAGAGCTGGCGCCTCGGCGACCGCGAGGTCAGCTGCATCTTCGGCAACACCGACGAGAAGGCCACCCTGACCGGCTCGCTGCGGGCCGACGAGACCACCCTCGACACGTATCAGATCACCCTCCTGAAGTCCCTCAACGCCATGGACGCCGTGTGGTGGGAGGAGCCCGAGGACTACCCCGAGGACGACCTGCCCGGGTATCGGGGCTGGTCGAGGGACGTCCACGACAGCCTCGACCACCAGATCAAGGCCCTGCGCGCGCAGTCCTGGCCGGCCGCTGCCGACAAGCCGGTAGCGGCCCTGGTGAAGGACATGGAGGACGCGCGCGACGAGTGGGCTAAGGCGCTCGCCGCGGCCGAGGACGACGACGTGGACACCTTCTACCTCCACTACGACAAGGGCTACGCGTACGTCGACGGCCCCAGCACGGTCACCGCACGCAAGGCTCTGGGGCTCGCCACCAAGCGGCCGACGTACGACGACGAGGGCGACGACGGCAGCGGCGAGTCGGGCGGCGGCGAACTCAATGTGTGA
- a CDS encoding LysR family transcriptional regulator: MAMTTDVHVRDLRYFLAVAEELHFTRAAERLYVSQPALSKQIRALERQVGVELLRRDPRGVLLTEAGQALVPHARQVLAAWAAADAAMATARAAGRGTLVVGMSTSPGRGGLLPAIRSRFTAAHPEAVVRLRQMHWQDPTAGLADGETEVAFVWLPLPDEERYGWTVVAEESRLIALPDSHPLAAREEVDFADLADEPFLALPPSAGPLRDFWLALDERSGRPPRIGAEIAGTEETYEALVAGLGICLVAAGNAPLITLGGVVTRPVRGIGPSRYVLAWRKEDGGRPLVRGYVEACRSVAGG, encoded by the coding sequence ATGGCTATGACGACCGACGTGCATGTACGGGACCTGCGTTACTTCCTGGCGGTGGCCGAGGAACTGCACTTCACGCGCGCGGCCGAGCGGCTGTACGTGTCACAGCCCGCGCTGAGCAAGCAGATCCGGGCGCTGGAGCGGCAGGTGGGCGTGGAGCTGTTGCGACGGGACCCGCGGGGCGTCCTGCTCACCGAGGCGGGTCAGGCGCTGGTGCCGCACGCCCGGCAGGTGCTGGCGGCCTGGGCGGCGGCGGACGCCGCGATGGCGACGGCCCGGGCGGCGGGGCGCGGCACGCTGGTGGTGGGCATGAGCACCAGCCCCGGCCGCGGCGGTCTGCTCCCGGCGATCCGCTCCCGCTTCACGGCCGCGCATCCGGAGGCGGTAGTACGGCTGCGGCAGATGCACTGGCAGGACCCGACCGCGGGGCTGGCGGACGGTGAGACCGAGGTCGCGTTCGTCTGGCTGCCGCTGCCCGACGAGGAGCGCTACGGATGGACGGTGGTCGCCGAGGAGTCCCGTCTGATCGCCCTCCCCGACAGCCACCCGCTCGCCGCCCGCGAGGAGGTCGACTTCGCCGACCTGGCCGACGAACCGTTCCTCGCCCTGCCGCCGAGCGCGGGCCCCCTGCGCGACTTCTGGCTCGCCCTCGACGAACGGTCCGGCCGTCCGCCCCGCATCGGCGCGGAGATCGCCGGCACGGAGGAGACGTACGAGGCCCTCGTCGCGGGCCTGGGCATCTGCCTCGTGGCCGCCGGCAACGCCCCCCTGATCACCCTGGGCGGGGTGGTCACCCGCCCGGTGCGCGGGATCGGCCCGAGCAGATACGTCCTGGCCTGGCGCAAGGAGGACGGGGGACGACCGCTGGTGCGGGGGTATGTAGAGGCTTGTCGGTCGGTGGCGGGGGGCTGA